A genomic stretch from Kribbella jejuensis includes:
- a CDS encoding VOC family protein, giving the protein MNLDDLGWRILDGGACAWFDVPPHSAGAALALVDRIAGLTDEHGLPDVNWRTDGMRVRVPGSVIRTPYEQAVQIAAAAKDLGLTPDPAALQTVGLAIDAVDPVAASTFWQAVLDYEPVWPNDLTDPLHRDPAISFEHLDEPRPLRNRIHVDVSREPNAVEAVKAALGRDAYGPYGLTMADGEGNELDLVPGDELSPEPATADWRIQFGAMTFYPTTSPEQASRLTAVVAGLSQNAGVPLLVDLRADGVTIDSGKDQWETDRGGADPRFVALAARIQTAARELDLTPDPSRLRFVQLGFDAVDVPAVRAFWTTLLGYRHDPRPFVTDIYDPRRINPVLFFQQMDASDVERRQQPNRIRLVLGVPSDQIQSRIDAALSAGGQILGEQRLEHYTLADPEGNEVDLILPPWQPQQA; this is encoded by the coding sequence ATGAACCTCGACGATCTGGGTTGGCGGATTCTCGACGGGGGTGCCTGTGCGTGGTTCGATGTGCCTCCGCATTCGGCCGGCGCAGCGCTGGCGCTGGTCGATCGGATCGCCGGGTTGACGGACGAGCACGGCCTCCCGGACGTGAACTGGCGCACCGATGGGATGCGGGTCCGGGTGCCCGGTTCCGTGATTCGTACTCCCTACGAGCAGGCGGTGCAGATCGCGGCGGCCGCCAAGGACCTGGGGCTGACTCCGGATCCGGCAGCACTGCAGACTGTGGGGCTTGCGATCGATGCCGTCGACCCGGTCGCTGCCAGCACGTTCTGGCAGGCCGTGCTCGACTACGAACCGGTCTGGCCGAACGACCTCACCGATCCGCTGCACCGGGATCCGGCGATCTCGTTCGAGCATCTCGACGAGCCGCGTCCACTGCGCAACCGGATCCACGTCGACGTCAGCCGCGAACCCAACGCCGTCGAGGCGGTCAAGGCTGCCCTCGGCCGCGATGCCTACGGCCCCTACGGGCTCACCATGGCCGACGGCGAGGGCAACGAGCTCGACCTGGTCCCGGGCGATGAACTCTCACCGGAGCCGGCGACGGCCGACTGGCGCATCCAGTTCGGCGCGATGACGTTCTATCCGACCACGTCGCCGGAACAGGCGAGTCGCCTCACCGCCGTCGTTGCCGGCCTCTCCCAGAACGCGGGCGTACCGCTCCTGGTGGATCTGCGAGCGGACGGTGTCACAATCGACAGCGGTAAGGACCAGTGGGAAACCGATCGGGGTGGCGCCGATCCCCGGTTCGTCGCTCTGGCCGCCCGGATCCAGACCGCGGCCCGCGAGCTCGATCTCACGCCGGACCCGTCCCGGCTGCGCTTCGTACAGCTCGGTTTCGACGCAGTCGATGTCCCTGCGGTACGGGCGTTCTGGACGACACTGCTCGGTTACCGGCACGACCCGCGCCCGTTCGTGACCGATATCTACGACCCGCGACGGATCAACCCGGTCCTGTTCTTCCAGCAGATGGACGCGTCCGACGTGGAACGCAGGCAGCAGCCGAACCGCATCCGCCTCGTGCTCGGCGTACCCTCCGACCAGATCCAGTCACGTATCGACGCGGCACTCTCGGCCGGGGGACAGATCCTTGGTGAGCAGCGGCTGGAGCACTACACCCTGGCCGACCCGGAAGGCAACGAGGTCGACCTGATCCTCCCGCCTTGGCAGCCCCAACAAGCGTGA
- a CDS encoding IS481 family transposase — MSKARLVITALFVEGQTASEVAARYGVHRAWVYKLKARYLAEGEAAFESRSRRPKTSPRATPAATVELVLALRKQLAETGLDAGADTIGWHLQHHHQTTLSRATIHRILTRHGAVVPDPGKRPRSSYLRFCAELPNECWQSDFTHYRLTRPDGSPGMDVEIITWLDDHSRYALHVSAHARITGPIVVTSFRETVAQHGIPASTLTDNGMVYTTRLSGGKGGRNGLETELRKLNIVQKNSRPNHPTTCGKVERFQQTLKKWLRAQPVQPATIAELQALLEVFVDEYNHRRPHRSLPHRATPAAAYHARPKAGPTTDRTGEVHHRVRTDRIDDTGVVTLRVNGRLHHIGIGRTHARTHVLLLVHDLQIRVVDAATGELLRELVLDPTKDYQPTGRPPGPVPKRNR, encoded by the coding sequence ATGTCGAAGGCTCGGTTGGTCATCACGGCGTTGTTCGTGGAAGGACAGACGGCGTCTGAGGTCGCCGCCCGGTATGGCGTGCACCGGGCATGGGTCTACAAGCTGAAGGCCAGATATCTGGCCGAGGGCGAGGCGGCGTTCGAGTCACGGTCGCGGCGGCCGAAGACCTCGCCACGGGCGACGCCGGCCGCGACGGTCGAGCTGGTGCTCGCGTTGCGCAAGCAGCTGGCCGAGACCGGCCTGGACGCCGGCGCGGACACGATCGGCTGGCACCTGCAACACCACCACCAGACCACGTTGTCGCGGGCGACGATCCACCGGATCCTCACCCGGCACGGCGCCGTCGTCCCGGATCCGGGGAAGCGGCCGCGGTCGTCGTACCTGCGATTCTGTGCGGAGCTGCCGAACGAGTGCTGGCAGTCCGACTTCACCCACTACCGACTCACCCGCCCCGACGGCTCACCCGGCATGGATGTCGAGATCATCACCTGGCTGGACGACCACTCCCGCTACGCCCTGCACGTCTCGGCCCACGCCCGGATCACCGGCCCGATCGTGGTCACGTCGTTCCGCGAAACCGTTGCACAACACGGCATCCCGGCCTCCACCTTGACTGACAACGGCATGGTCTACACGACCCGGCTGTCGGGCGGGAAAGGCGGCCGCAACGGCCTCGAGACCGAACTCCGCAAGCTCAACATCGTGCAGAAGAACTCCCGGCCCAACCACCCGACCACCTGCGGGAAAGTGGAGCGGTTCCAGCAGACCCTGAAGAAATGGCTCCGCGCCCAGCCCGTCCAGCCCGCCACGATCGCCGAGCTCCAGGCGCTGCTCGAGGTCTTCGTCGACGAGTACAACCACCGCCGCCCGCACCGCTCACTGCCCCACCGAGCCACCCCCGCGGCCGCCTACCACGCCCGCCCCAAAGCCGGCCCGACCACCGACCGGACCGGCGAGGTCCACCACCGCGTCCGCACCGACCGCATCGACGACACCGGCGTCGTCACGCTGCGCGTCAACGGCCGCCTGCACCACATCGGGATCGGGCGAACCCACGCCCGAACCCACGTCCTGCTCCTCGTCCACGACCTCCAGATCAGGGTCGTCGACGCCGCCACCGGCGAACTCCTCCGCGAGCTCGTCCTCGACCCCACCAAGGACTACCAGCCCACCGGCAGACCACCCGGACCCGTCCCCAAACGAAACAGGTGA
- a CDS encoding PrsW family intramembrane metalloprotease gives MSYHSPGPSGTPQPAAGSAYSPGGPYPHPNVHGSHPVPGQRRNQGVLIGIVIAVVFAIAGLVIFGIVAKSTGAGGFTWGLVFAFVPVIPVIALYLWLDRYEPEPTRYIVFALCWGAFIATLVAIFINTEVSHRLAETGVGGDRSAVFVAPPVEEFAKGSVILLLALLRRKEFDGIIDGLVYAGMVGVGFAFTENILYYGRVFNTLSEQSGSDAGLRGAFALFIIRGVISPFAHPLFTSFTAIGIGVAIRHRSTVVRFLAPVVGYLAAVLAHASWNASASWAGGGGFILAYLCLMVPLFICLVVFALVMRSREGQMIASRLYDYVRFGWLVPQDVPLIATLRGRKALRQNARRYGPQAEAAAKAFQHNATELAYLRDKIVRQTIGPEALETEKALLDELRDRRPSVPFPPMPAFAQAAPPYAPTPHRPMGPGAPMGMGGPAAPMGMGGPGAPMGPGAPMGPSGPMGPGGPADPGVPMGPSGPMGPGGPGGPGVPMGPGGPVAAMGPGGPVAPMGPGGPGAPLGPGGPGVPMGPGGPGAPMGSAEAWAPMGPESSISASGPGPGVAMGSGDPGLPPAPGWAGPPMGSGRPADPLGPSGRGAPLDSGRPAPGAPMESGGSVLGAPGAEDPVADGQLSADSASRGSTSDGSRLDGSASGGSLSDGSVSGGSLSAGPVPGGLVPPAPPGPMGSDREIAGTGAEDGQAPYERAHDAVPPEHSGYPSGQSGPSAGQPGYPPGPPGQQ, from the coding sequence ATGAGTTACCACTCACCAGGCCCGTCCGGCACGCCGCAACCCGCGGCGGGGTCGGCGTACTCGCCCGGCGGCCCCTACCCGCACCCGAACGTGCACGGCAGCCATCCGGTGCCCGGGCAGCGGCGCAACCAGGGGGTGCTGATCGGCATCGTGATCGCGGTGGTGTTCGCGATCGCGGGTCTGGTGATCTTCGGCATCGTGGCCAAGTCGACCGGCGCCGGCGGCTTCACCTGGGGCCTGGTGTTCGCGTTCGTCCCGGTCATCCCGGTGATCGCGCTGTACCTCTGGCTGGACCGCTACGAGCCCGAGCCGACCCGGTACATCGTCTTCGCGCTCTGTTGGGGCGCGTTCATCGCGACTCTGGTCGCGATCTTCATCAACACCGAGGTGTCGCACCGACTGGCCGAGACCGGCGTCGGCGGCGACCGGTCCGCGGTCTTCGTCGCGCCGCCGGTGGAGGAGTTCGCCAAGGGCTCCGTGATCCTGCTGCTGGCGCTGCTGCGCCGCAAGGAGTTCGACGGCATCATCGACGGTCTGGTGTACGCCGGGATGGTCGGCGTCGGCTTCGCCTTCACCGAGAACATCCTGTACTACGGCCGCGTCTTCAACACGCTCTCCGAACAGTCCGGCAGCGACGCGGGTCTGCGTGGTGCGTTCGCGCTGTTCATCATCCGCGGTGTGATCTCGCCGTTCGCGCATCCGTTGTTCACGTCGTTCACCGCGATCGGAATCGGAGTCGCGATCAGGCACCGAAGTACGGTCGTACGCTTCCTCGCTCCGGTCGTCGGGTACCTGGCCGCCGTACTCGCGCACGCCTCGTGGAACGCGTCCGCGAGCTGGGCGGGCGGCGGGGGCTTCATCCTCGCGTACCTGTGCCTGATGGTGCCGCTGTTCATCTGCCTGGTGGTCTTCGCGCTGGTGATGCGATCACGGGAGGGCCAGATGATCGCGTCCCGGTTGTACGACTATGTGCGGTTCGGGTGGTTGGTACCGCAGGACGTACCGCTGATAGCCACGCTCCGCGGCCGGAAGGCGCTGCGGCAGAACGCCAGACGGTACGGTCCGCAGGCGGAGGCGGCCGCGAAGGCGTTCCAGCACAACGCGACGGAACTGGCGTACCTCCGCGACAAGATCGTCCGCCAAACCATCGGCCCCGAGGCCCTCGAAACCGAAAAAGCCCTCCTCGACGAACTCCGCGACCGCCGCCCCAGCGTCCCCTTCCCCCCAATGCCCGCCTTCGCCCAAGCCGCCCCGCCCTACGCCCCCACCCCCCACCGCCCCATGGGCCCAGGCGCACCGATGGGCATGGGCGGCCCGGCCGCACCGATGGGCATGGGCGGCCCAGGCGCCCCGATGGGCCCGGGCGCCCCGATGGGCCCGAGCGGACCGATGGGGCCGGGCGGCCCGGCTGACCCGGGTGTACCAATGGGCCCGAGCGGGCCGATGGGTCCGGGCGGCCCGGGTGGTCCGGGCGTTCCGATGGGTCCAGGCGGTCCTGTGGCCGCAATGGGTCCGGGCGGACCTGTCGCTCCGATGGGCCCAGGTGGTCCGGGTGCGCCGCTAGGCCCAGGTGGTCCCGGCGTTCCGATGGGTCCGGGTGGGCCTGGCGCTCCAATGGGCTCGGCCGAAGCCTGGGCGCCCATGGGGCCAGAGTCTTCGATAAGCGCCAGTGGTCCCGGGCCGGGTGTTGCGATGGGGTCTGGCGACCCTGGTCTCCCGCCGGCTCCGGGCTGGGCTGGACCCCCGATGGGGTCTGGTCGACCGGCCGACCCGCTGGGTCCGAGCGGACGCGGTGCGCCATTGGACTCCGGGCGACCGGCGCCGGGTGCCCCGATGGAATCTGGAGGATCCGTGTTGGGTGCTCCTGGAGCCGAGGACCCGGTCGCAGACGGACAGTTATCCGCAGACTCAGCGTCCAGGGGATCGACGTCCGATGGGTCGCGGCTCGACGGATCGGCCTCCGGTGGCTCGCTGTCCGACGGATCGGTGTCCGGTGGGTCGCTGTCGGCGGGCCCGGTGCCGGGTGGGCTTGTGCCGCCGGCGCCGCCCGGGCCGATGGGGTCCGACCGGGAGATTGCGGGTACTGGGGCCGAGGACGGGCAGGCGCCGTACGAGCGGGCGCACGACGCCGTACCGCCCGAACACTCCGGGTATCCGTCCGGGCAGTCCGGTCCCTCGGCCGGTCAGCCTGGTTACCCGCCGGGACCCCCTGGTCAGCAGTGA